The proteins below are encoded in one region of Tachypleus tridentatus isolate NWPU-2018 chromosome 4, ASM421037v1, whole genome shotgun sequence:
- the LOC143248863 gene encoding uncharacterized protein LOC143248863 isoform X5 has translation MFSHSVSSYSCDDSSIKLSWNNTKDKCGEYYPLSQPVKIIPKFSKKRKIENTNNEKNKECNMSCENVKDVTCIEELKSGSNKCLHSLRTKTGNISHSTCLFTENSYDRNTFVDENMKTISFKEPKNSLYSTKKMGTQETDNEIKHSPVKNTCQGISEYLSDSTGIEKIKTDNTESSVCQSLNQKGNLTSEQFSHYKNNAQEMGITHKRHIPCTQSLESESEARSIDNCGEESTHKTKVTKGEISSLGTKEITEVGHKGLAAVLNTKNEALNAEPNESDFIKMFELGNSINNTETDSDTSNVTESIKEWIKSDNCAKKIDKTYCEPSTTFSVTNCTKLEESITTATQKFASSNEDETSKATDPLLPSSHCQNTVIKVGSCSIDPSVNKEKKGISVPSPTEASEFLDLESLEITSQFNQMEQETKQALVNNNKEFILPPVASYPIQGQQNEPVGRSITVHHGESLALNIISELNALSQTVNRIQKEMENIKKGMPLSQSFCNRGKVRLNW, from the exons ATGTTCTCACATTCAGTTTCCAGTTACAG CTGTGATGATTCCTCAATCAAATTGTCATGGAACAACACAAAAGATAAGTGTGGTGAATATTATCCACTCTCTCAACCAGTGAA AATAATTCCAAAGTTTTCAAAGAAGAGAAAGATAGAGAACACAAACAATGAAAAGAACAAAGAATGTAATATGAGCTGTGAAAACGTTAAAGACGTCACATGTATAGAAGAACTCAAAAGTGGAAGTAACAAGTGCCTTCACAGTCTGAGAACAAAAACTGGTAATATTTCTCATTCAACTTGTTTATTCACAGAAAATTCATATGATAGAAATACATTTGTGGATGAAAATATGAAGACAATTTCCTTCAAAGAGCCAAAAAACTCCCTTTACAGTACAAAAAAAATGGGAACGCAAGAAACTGATAATGAAATTAAACACTCGCCTGTAAAAAACACTTGCCAAGGTATATCAGAATACTTATCagatagtactggtattgaaaAGATTAAAACTGATAACACTGAGAGCTCAGTTTGTCAAAGCCTCAACCAAAAAGGAAATCTAACTTCTGAACAGTTTTCCCATTACAAAAATAATGCTCAAGAAATGGGCATTACACATAAACGTCATATACCCTGCACTCAGAGTTTGGAATCTGAAAGTGAGGCTCGATCAATTGATAACTGTGGTGAAGAAAGCACACACAAAACAAAGGTTACCAAAGGAGAGATATCAAGTCTTGGAACAAAGGAAATAACAGAGGTTGGACACAAAGGTTTAGCAGCTGTACTGAATACAAAAAATGAAGCTCTTAATGCAGAACCAAATGAATCAGACTTTATAAAGATGTTTGAACTTGGGAACAGTATAAATAATACTGAAACTGATTCAGATACATCAAATGTTACCGAAAGTATAAAAGAATGGATAAAAAGTGACAATTGTGccaaaaaaattgataaaacatATTGTGAACCAAGTACAACATTTAGTGTTACAAATTGCACAAAGCTTGAAGAATCCATAACAACTGCTACACAAAAATTTGCAAGTAGTAATGAGGATGAAACATCAAAAGCTACAGATCCACTACTACCATCCAGCCATTGTCAGAATACAGTTATAAAAGTTGGAAGTTGTTCTATAGATCCTTCAGTCAACAAGGAGAAAAAAGGAATTTCAG TTCCTTCACCAACTGAAGCAAGTGAATTTCTTGATCTGGAATCTCTTGAAATAACATCCCAGTTTAACCAGATGGAACAAGAAACCAAACAGGCATTagttaacaataataaagaattCATTCTGCCTCCAGTTGCTTCCTATCCTATTCAAGGTCAACAAAATGAGCCAGTTGGAAGAAGTATCACTGTGCATCATGGAGAATCCCTTGCTCTGAACATCATCAGTGAATTAAATGCCTTAag TCAGACAGTTAACAGAATTCAAAAAGAGATGGAGAACATAAAAAAAGGCATGCCATTATCTCAGTCTTTCTGTAACAGGGGTAAAGTAAGATTAAACTGGTAA
- the LOC143248863 gene encoding uncharacterized protein LOC143248863 isoform X6, whose translation MFSCDDSSIKLSWNNTKDKCGEYYPLSQPVKIIPKFSKKRKIENTNNEKNKECNMSCENVKDVTCIEELKSGSNKCLHSLRTKTGNISHSTCLFTENSYDRNTFVDENMKTISFKEPKNSLYSTKKMGTQETDNEIKHSPVKNTCQGISEYLSDSTGIEKIKTDNTESSVCQSLNQKGNLTSEQFSHYKNNAQEMGITHKRHIPCTQSLESESEARSIDNCGEESTHKTKVTKGEISSLGTKEITEVGHKGLAAVLNTKNEALNAEPNESDFIKMFELGNSINNTETDSDTSNVTESIKEWIKSDNCAKKIDKTYCEPSTTFSVTNCTKLEESITTATQKFASSNEDETSKATDPLLPSSHCQNTVIKVGSCSIDPSVNKEKKGISVPSPTEASEFLDLESLEITSQFNQMEQETKQALVNNNKEFILPPVASYPIQGQQNEPVGRSITVHHGESLALNIISELNALSQTVNRIQKEMENIKKGMPLSQSFCNRGKVRLNW comes from the exons ATGTTTAG CTGTGATGATTCCTCAATCAAATTGTCATGGAACAACACAAAAGATAAGTGTGGTGAATATTATCCACTCTCTCAACCAGTGAA AATAATTCCAAAGTTTTCAAAGAAGAGAAAGATAGAGAACACAAACAATGAAAAGAACAAAGAATGTAATATGAGCTGTGAAAACGTTAAAGACGTCACATGTATAGAAGAACTCAAAAGTGGAAGTAACAAGTGCCTTCACAGTCTGAGAACAAAAACTGGTAATATTTCTCATTCAACTTGTTTATTCACAGAAAATTCATATGATAGAAATACATTTGTGGATGAAAATATGAAGACAATTTCCTTCAAAGAGCCAAAAAACTCCCTTTACAGTACAAAAAAAATGGGAACGCAAGAAACTGATAATGAAATTAAACACTCGCCTGTAAAAAACACTTGCCAAGGTATATCAGAATACTTATCagatagtactggtattgaaaAGATTAAAACTGATAACACTGAGAGCTCAGTTTGTCAAAGCCTCAACCAAAAAGGAAATCTAACTTCTGAACAGTTTTCCCATTACAAAAATAATGCTCAAGAAATGGGCATTACACATAAACGTCATATACCCTGCACTCAGAGTTTGGAATCTGAAAGTGAGGCTCGATCAATTGATAACTGTGGTGAAGAAAGCACACACAAAACAAAGGTTACCAAAGGAGAGATATCAAGTCTTGGAACAAAGGAAATAACAGAGGTTGGACACAAAGGTTTAGCAGCTGTACTGAATACAAAAAATGAAGCTCTTAATGCAGAACCAAATGAATCAGACTTTATAAAGATGTTTGAACTTGGGAACAGTATAAATAATACTGAAACTGATTCAGATACATCAAATGTTACCGAAAGTATAAAAGAATGGATAAAAAGTGACAATTGTGccaaaaaaattgataaaacatATTGTGAACCAAGTACAACATTTAGTGTTACAAATTGCACAAAGCTTGAAGAATCCATAACAACTGCTACACAAAAATTTGCAAGTAGTAATGAGGATGAAACATCAAAAGCTACAGATCCACTACTACCATCCAGCCATTGTCAGAATACAGTTATAAAAGTTGGAAGTTGTTCTATAGATCCTTCAGTCAACAAGGAGAAAAAAGGAATTTCAG TTCCTTCACCAACTGAAGCAAGTGAATTTCTTGATCTGGAATCTCTTGAAATAACATCCCAGTTTAACCAGATGGAACAAGAAACCAAACAGGCATTagttaacaataataaagaattCATTCTGCCTCCAGTTGCTTCCTATCCTATTCAAGGTCAACAAAATGAGCCAGTTGGAAGAAGTATCACTGTGCATCATGGAGAATCCCTTGCTCTGAACATCATCAGTGAATTAAATGCCTTAag TCAGACAGTTAACAGAATTCAAAAAGAGATGGAGAACATAAAAAAAGGCATGCCATTATCTCAGTCTTTCTGTAACAGGGGTAAAGTAAGATTAAACTGGTAA